One Spirosoma agri DNA window includes the following coding sequences:
- a CDS encoding cystathionine gamma-synthase, producing MKFGTKAIHSGVEPDPTTGAIMTPIYQTSTYVQESPGKHKGYEYARTQNPTRNVLQTNLAALENGKHGICYSSGLGATDAILKLFKPGDEIIASNDLYGGTYRIMVRVFQEFGLTFKFVGLENPANLEAAITPATKMVWIETPTNPLLRLVDIAAIAAITKPRNIQLVVDNTFASPYLQNPLDMGADVVMHSVTKYLGGHSDTVMGAIVLNDDETAQRLAFIQNACGAVPGPQDCFLVLRGIKTLHVRMQRHCENAMKVAQYLEQHPKVSQVYYPGLESHPAHELAKKQMRGFGGMLSFELKGDSMPEAVHVMESFQVFSLAESLGGVESLCTHPASMTHASIPKEERVKNGLKDTLIRLSVGIEDVEDLIQDLEQAIG from the coding sequence ATGAAATTCGGAACCAAAGCCATCCATTCCGGTGTAGAGCCGGACCCAACGACGGGCGCGATCATGACGCCTATTTATCAGACATCGACCTACGTTCAGGAGTCGCCGGGGAAGCACAAGGGGTATGAATACGCCCGGACTCAGAATCCAACGCGGAATGTCCTGCAAACGAATCTAGCCGCTCTCGAAAATGGTAAACACGGTATCTGTTACTCATCCGGATTAGGCGCGACCGACGCGATTCTGAAGCTGTTTAAGCCGGGTGATGAGATTATCGCCAGCAACGACCTGTACGGCGGCACCTATCGGATCATGGTGCGCGTATTTCAGGAATTCGGGCTTACCTTCAAATTTGTCGGCTTGGAGAATCCAGCGAATCTGGAAGCGGCTATTACGCCAGCCACAAAAATGGTCTGGATCGAAACCCCGACGAATCCGTTATTGCGTCTGGTCGATATTGCGGCCATTGCGGCCATCACCAAACCGCGCAACATCCAGCTTGTGGTCGACAATACATTTGCCTCGCCGTATCTACAAAATCCCCTCGATATGGGCGCTGACGTGGTCATGCATTCGGTTACGAAATACCTGGGCGGTCATTCGGATACGGTTATGGGCGCTATCGTGTTGAACGACGACGAAACGGCTCAGCGACTGGCGTTCATTCAGAATGCCTGCGGGGCTGTACCGGGACCACAGGATTGCTTTTTGGTGCTTCGGGGTATAAAAACGCTGCACGTTCGGATGCAGCGCCATTGCGAGAATGCCATGAAGGTCGCCCAGTATCTGGAACAACATCCCAAAGTGAGCCAGGTCTATTACCCCGGTCTGGAGTCGCATCCCGCTCACGAGCTGGCCAAGAAGCAAATGCGTGGCTTTGGTGGTATGCTATCGTTCGAGCTGAAAGGCGACTCGATGCCCGAAGCCGTTCACGTGATGGAAAGCTTCCAGGTGTTTTCGCTGGCCGAATCATTGGGGGGCGTCGAGTCACTTTGCACACATCCTGCCAGCATGACCCACGCCAGTATTCCGAAAGAAGAACGCGTGAAGAATGGACTTAAAGACACGCTCATCCGGCTGAGCGTTGGCATTGAAGACGTTGAGGACCTGATCCAGGATCTGGAACAGGCAATCGGGTAA
- a CDS encoding TonB-dependent receptor, protein MKKPTIELQYSRQQSVYLLLSTALLWLVSLPAWAQYAISGTVNDAEGGMLPGAAITIEGTYKGTFTDANGAFQLTNVKPGSVLLRVSLLGYEPQTQVLDVTQNKTLSVSLARTAVAVDEVVVSATRANQKSAIAYTDVTRRDLNKLNLGQDIPQLLNFTPSIVTTSDAGAGVGYTGIRIRGSDATRVNVTLNGIPYNDAESQGTFFVNMPDFASSVSSIQIQRGVGTSTNGAGAFGASVNIQTNKLEEKPYAEVNLSGGSFGTRKVNVLAGTGLLSNHFVLDARLSKIYSDGYVDRAFSDLRSFYISGGYYTKKSFFRLNVFSGQEQTYQSWGGVPENLLKTNRTYNVYTYDNETDNYQQDNYQLITSHELSRNWRLNVSAFYTKGKGYYEQYRPNDRFSNYGLPNVVIGDSTISRTDIIRRRWLSNDFYGAVFSLDYNSFGKLTANIGGGWNNYQGAHYGEIIWARVAGNTNIRDRYYSDDATKRDFNLYAKAFYQISKPLNAFVDVQVRTIDYSFLGFNSQLQNVQQDAKLTFFNPKAGFTYVLNDRSTAYASVGVGQREPNRDDYTQSTPESRPKSERLIDYEAGYKIQTSQVAFTVNAYYMNYRNQLVLSGQLNDVGAYNRVNIPISYRAGLELEAGARLAKQLRWNVNATFSRNRVKNFTEYLDNFDNGSQERRTYSETDISFSPNIIAGSQLLFTPAKGLELGLLSKYVGKQYMDNTSNESRKLNPYFTNDIRIIYSIKPKFAQEIAFTLLFNNVLNELYESNGYTYAYISEGKVTADNGYYPQAGRNFLAGVRVRF, encoded by the coding sequence ATGAAAAAACCGACGATTGAGCTACAGTACTCAAGACAACAGTCTGTCTATTTACTTCTTTCAACAGCTTTGCTATGGCTAGTCAGCCTACCTGCCTGGGCCCAATACGCCATTTCGGGCACGGTCAATGATGCCGAGGGCGGTATGTTACCCGGCGCAGCAATCACCATTGAAGGCACCTACAAAGGGACTTTTACGGATGCGAACGGTGCGTTTCAGCTCACAAATGTGAAGCCGGGCTCCGTATTACTTCGTGTGTCGCTCCTGGGCTATGAGCCCCAAACGCAGGTACTGGACGTAACGCAAAACAAAACGCTTTCCGTTAGTCTGGCCAGAACGGCGGTGGCTGTCGACGAAGTGGTCGTAAGCGCGACACGCGCCAATCAGAAATCAGCCATTGCGTACACAGACGTTACGCGCCGGGACCTGAACAAGCTGAACCTGGGACAGGATATTCCGCAGCTTCTCAATTTTACCCCTTCCATCGTGACAACTTCCGACGCAGGTGCGGGTGTTGGGTATACGGGTATCCGTATTCGCGGGTCCGATGCGACGCGTGTAAACGTCACGCTCAATGGCATTCCATACAACGATGCCGAATCGCAGGGAACCTTCTTTGTGAACATGCCTGATTTTGCCTCCTCGGTGAGCAGCATTCAGATTCAGCGGGGCGTAGGCACGTCGACCAACGGCGCAGGTGCTTTCGGGGCGTCGGTCAATATTCAGACAAACAAGCTGGAAGAAAAACCCTATGCCGAAGTCAACCTGTCGGGTGGCTCGTTCGGCACGCGCAAGGTCAATGTGTTGGCTGGAACGGGGTTGCTCAGTAACCACTTCGTACTCGATGCCCGACTATCAAAGATTTATTCCGATGGCTATGTCGATCGGGCTTTCTCTGATTTGCGGTCGTTCTATATCTCAGGTGGTTATTACACAAAAAAGAGTTTTTTCCGGCTGAACGTGTTTTCGGGTCAGGAGCAAACGTACCAATCGTGGGGCGGGGTGCCCGAAAACCTGCTAAAAACGAACCGTACGTACAACGTGTATACGTACGACAACGAAACGGATAATTACCAGCAGGATAATTACCAGCTTATCACCTCGCACGAATTAAGCCGGAACTGGCGACTGAATGTTTCGGCTTTCTACACGAAAGGAAAGGGTTATTACGAACAATACCGACCCAATGACCGATTCAGCAATTACGGACTACCGAACGTCGTTATTGGCGATTCGACCATTAGCCGGACTGATATTATTCGCCGTCGCTGGCTGAGCAACGATTTCTACGGCGCTGTTTTTTCGCTCGATTACAATAGCTTCGGTAAGCTGACCGCTAACATTGGCGGAGGCTGGAATAATTACCAGGGCGCGCACTACGGCGAAATTATCTGGGCGCGTGTGGCGGGCAACACGAACATCCGCGACCGGTACTACAGCGATGATGCGACGAAACGTGACTTCAATCTATACGCGAAGGCCTTTTATCAGATCAGCAAGCCATTGAATGCGTTCGTCGACGTACAGGTTCGGACGATCGACTACTCATTTCTGGGTTTCAACAGCCAACTGCAAAATGTACAGCAGGATGCAAAATTGACATTTTTTAATCCCAAAGCGGGGTTCACCTACGTGCTCAATGATCGCAGTACCGCTTATGCCTCGGTTGGTGTAGGCCAGCGCGAACCAAACCGCGATGATTACACCCAGTCGACGCCGGAGAGCCGTCCGAAGTCAGAACGACTGATCGATTATGAAGCGGGTTACAAAATTCAGACCAGTCAAGTGGCGTTTACCGTCAATGCGTACTACATGAATTACCGCAATCAGCTGGTATTGTCGGGTCAGCTCAACGATGTTGGCGCGTATAACCGGGTAAATATTCCGATCAGCTACCGGGCTGGGCTGGAACTGGAAGCTGGCGCACGACTGGCCAAACAACTTCGCTGGAACGTCAATGCGACCTTTAGCCGCAACCGGGTCAAAAACTTTACCGAGTATCTGGATAATTTTGACAACGGTTCCCAGGAGCGACGGACCTACAGCGAAACGGACATATCATTTTCGCCGAACATCATTGCCGGATCGCAGTTGCTGTTCACCCCCGCCAAAGGGCTGGAATTGGGGTTACTTTCGAAATATGTTGGGAAACAGTACATGGACAATACGTCGAATGAAAGCCGGAAGCTAAATCCATACTTCACGAACGACATCCGGATCATCTATTCCATCAAGCCCAAGTTCGCGCAGGAAATTGCCTTTACCCTCCTGTTCAATAACGTTCTAAACGAACTGTATGAGTCGAATGGCTACACCTACGCATACATCTCCGAAGGGAAAGTAACCGCCGATAATGGCTATTATCCACAGGCCGGACGTAATTTCCTGGCCGGGGTTCGAGTACGCTTCTAA
- the ribH gene encoding 6,7-dimethyl-8-ribityllumazine synthase, translated as MASDLKNLSVFSTDALPDVSERRFAILVSEWNTEITEALFRGAYDTLLAHGAKADHIIRGNVPGSYELTLGAQWFAQRDDIDAVIALGCVIQGETKHNDYINHAVAQGLTTVGLKTGKPVIFGVLTPNDQQQALDRAGGIHGNKGDEAAITAIKMLGLQRQVYTQF; from the coding sequence ATGGCATCTGACTTAAAAAACCTTAGCGTCTTTTCAACGGACGCGCTTCCTGATGTAAGCGAACGTCGGTTTGCAATTCTCGTTTCCGAATGGAACACAGAGATAACGGAAGCTCTGTTCAGGGGCGCTTATGATACGTTGCTGGCTCACGGCGCAAAAGCCGACCATATTATTCGGGGCAATGTGCCGGGTAGTTACGAGCTGACTTTGGGCGCACAGTGGTTTGCCCAGCGCGACGATATCGATGCGGTTATCGCACTGGGTTGCGTCATTCAGGGCGAGACAAAACACAACGATTACATCAACCATGCCGTAGCGCAGGGCTTGACGACCGTTGGCCTGAAAACGGGTAAGCCGGTTATTTTTGGCGTCTTGACCCCGAATGATCAGCAACAGGCACTAGACCGGGCGGGCGGCATTCACGGCAACAAAGGCGACGAAGCAGCGATCACGGCCATCAAAATGCTGGGTTTGCAAAGACAGGTTTACACTCAATTTTAA
- a CDS encoding aspartate kinase, whose amino-acid sequence MHVWKFGGTSVGKPDRMQSIRNLITEDTTRKIVVLSALSGSTNTLLAIGEAAKVNDEAEVDAKIDSLKTHYDAFIDELYKTPEGKAAGQQIVDTEFSFIRSLTGIKPFTLKQEKELVAEGELLSTQIFQAFLVEEGVPSTLLPALEFMRIDADNEPEIHYTEEKLAELLAQHTDKQIIVTQGFICRNPRDEVDNLKRGGSDYTASLIGGAIRADEIQIWTDIDGMHNNDPRIVKNTFPVRELTFDEAAELAYFGAKILHPSTITPARMFGVPVRLKNTMDPSAPGTLIADRTSDQVFKAIAAKDGITALYIHSTRMLNAYGFLRRIFEIFEKYKTPVDMLATSEVSVSVTIDNTDRIQEISDELSQFCTLEEPDSDQTIICIVGNFSADNEGVALRVFNAMKNIPIRMISYGGTESNLSLLVHSRYKADALNALNDGLFSL is encoded by the coding sequence ATGCACGTCTGGAAATTTGGCGGAACATCGGTTGGAAAGCCTGATCGCATGCAGTCCATCCGTAACTTGATTACTGAAGATACTACCCGTAAAATCGTCGTTCTGTCGGCGCTTTCCGGCTCTACCAACACGCTATTGGCCATCGGCGAGGCAGCCAAGGTTAATGACGAAGCGGAAGTTGATGCCAAGATCGACTCGCTTAAAACGCATTACGATGCGTTTATCGATGAGCTATACAAAACGCCGGAAGGTAAGGCGGCAGGACAGCAGATCGTTGATACTGAATTCTCGTTCATTCGATCGCTGACCGGCATCAAACCGTTCACGTTAAAGCAGGAGAAGGAACTGGTTGCGGAAGGTGAGTTATTAAGTACGCAGATTTTCCAGGCGTTTCTGGTTGAAGAAGGTGTGCCCTCAACATTGCTGCCCGCGCTGGAATTTATGCGGATCGATGCGGACAACGAACCCGAAATCCACTACACGGAAGAAAAGCTAGCTGAGTTACTAGCTCAACATACTGACAAACAAATCATCGTAACGCAGGGCTTCATCTGCCGGAATCCGCGTGATGAAGTCGATAACCTCAAACGGGGTGGCTCCGATTATACGGCTTCCCTGATCGGAGGAGCCATTCGGGCCGACGAAATTCAGATCTGGACGGATATTGACGGGATGCATAACAACGATCCGCGGATTGTGAAAAACACATTCCCGGTTCGTGAGCTGACGTTCGATGAAGCGGCTGAACTGGCTTATTTCGGTGCCAAAATTCTGCATCCGTCCACCATTACGCCTGCCCGTATGTTCGGCGTTCCCGTGCGGCTCAAGAATACGATGGACCCCAGCGCACCTGGTACGCTCATTGCCGACAGAACAAGTGATCAGGTATTTAAGGCGATTGCTGCGAAAGATGGCATCACGGCCTTATACATCCATTCAACCCGTATGCTGAATGCGTACGGATTCCTGCGCCGTATTTTCGAAATATTCGAGAAATACAAAACCCCGGTCGATATGCTGGCTACGTCGGAAGTATCAGTGTCGGTTACGATCGATAATACAGATCGAATTCAGGAGATCTCGGATGAGTTAAGTCAGTTCTGTACGCTTGAAGAGCCAGATTCTGACCAGACGATTATCTGTATCGTTGGTAATTTCAGTGCTGACAATGAGGGAGTAGCCTTGCGGGTGTTCAATGCTATGAAGAATATCCCGATCCGGATGATTTCGTACGGCGGCACCGAAAGCAATCTGTCGTTGCTTGTTCACAGCCGATACAAAGCAGACGCGCTCAACGCGTTGAATGACGGACTTTTTTCGCTGTAA
- the serS gene encoding serine--tRNA ligase yields the protein MLQLNFIRDNKETTLAGLRKRNFANAEVVVEQVLTLDQQRRDTQRELDDVLAQSNMKASQIGALMKAGDKAAAEAAKAETAELKTRSKELADTLRQVEVDMQAVLVTIPNLPHSSVPEGRTPEDNEVLLEHGEKPVLAEGAQPHWELIKKYDIIDFELGVKIAGAGFPVYKGKGARIQRAMINFFLDEAMKAGYLEVQPPVVVNEDSGFGTGQLPDKEGQMYYINEEKLYLIPTAEVPITNMYRDVILPENQLPVKNVGYTPCFRREAGSWGAHVRGLNRLHQFDKVELVRIEKPENSYAALEEMSLHVQSLLQKLELPYRVLRLCGGDMGFTSALTYDMEVWSAAQQRWLEVSSVSNFETYQANRLKLRSKVEGKMQLLHTLNGSALALPRILASILENNQTAEGIRIPAVLAPYCGFEVID from the coding sequence ATGCTTCAACTGAATTTCATCCGCGACAACAAAGAAACCACCCTAGCCGGGTTACGCAAGCGGAATTTTGCCAATGCCGAAGTCGTGGTAGAGCAAGTACTGACACTTGATCAGCAACGACGCGATACACAGCGCGAACTTGACGATGTACTGGCTCAATCCAATATGAAAGCCAGCCAGATCGGCGCCTTGATGAAGGCCGGTGATAAAGCAGCTGCTGAAGCTGCTAAAGCTGAAACGGCCGAACTAAAGACGCGCTCGAAGGAGTTGGCTGATACGTTACGCCAGGTAGAAGTGGACATGCAGGCTGTGCTGGTAACCATTCCCAACCTGCCCCACAGCAGTGTTCCGGAGGGTCGTACGCCGGAAGATAACGAGGTGCTGTTAGAGCATGGTGAAAAGCCGGTACTGGCTGAAGGCGCTCAACCGCATTGGGAGCTTATCAAGAAATACGACATTATCGATTTCGAGCTAGGTGTCAAGATTGCTGGTGCGGGTTTTCCCGTGTATAAAGGAAAGGGCGCGCGGATTCAGCGAGCGATGATTAATTTCTTCCTCGACGAAGCGATGAAAGCCGGTTATCTGGAAGTACAGCCGCCGGTTGTCGTCAACGAAGATTCTGGTTTCGGGACAGGTCAACTGCCTGACAAAGAAGGACAGATGTATTACATCAATGAGGAGAAGCTCTACCTGATTCCAACGGCAGAAGTACCCATCACGAACATGTACCGCGACGTGATTTTACCGGAAAATCAGCTACCGGTGAAAAACGTAGGGTATACGCCCTGTTTTCGGCGCGAAGCGGGTTCGTGGGGGGCACACGTTCGTGGCCTGAACCGATTGCATCAGTTCGATAAGGTTGAACTCGTGCGGATCGAAAAACCCGAAAATTCGTATGCCGCTCTGGAGGAAATGAGTCTGCATGTGCAGTCACTGTTGCAGAAGCTCGAGTTGCCGTATCGGGTATTGCGGCTGTGTGGTGGTGACATGGGTTTCACCTCAGCCCTGACGTATGATATGGAAGTCTGGTCGGCCGCTCAGCAGCGGTGGCTGGAAGTTAGCTCGGTGTCTAACTTCGAAACGTATCAGGCCAACCGACTCAAACTACGGTCGAAAGTAGAGGGGAAAATGCAGTTGCTCCATACGCTCAATGGGTCGGCGCTGGCGCTGCCCCGGATTCTGGCGTCAATTCTGGAAAATAACCAGACAGCGGAAGGCATTCGCATTCCAGCCGTTCTGGCTCCGTATTGTGGCTTCGAGGTAATCGACTAA
- a CDS encoding tetratricopeptide repeat protein, whose product MSKKNSGLDFLEDPDALEGRLEDVGDFFQQNRNIVLGVIGGIVLLVVGYFGYRYYVSSQDETAQVELFPSVYQLEADSLKKALNGDGRTPGLLAVADNYGATKGGNLAEFYAGVGLLKQGKYDEAIDHLKSFSSSDLLVQGRAYALIGDAYVEKKSYDEAADYYQKAVDYKPNKFFTPGYLLKLAVAREQAKQNDKALEAYTTIIDKYPQSAEAVSAKKYKSVLEATVGES is encoded by the coding sequence ATGAGCAAAAAGAACAGCGGACTGGATTTTTTGGAAGACCCGGACGCATTAGAGGGGCGATTAGAGGATGTTGGTGACTTTTTCCAGCAGAACCGAAATATTGTTTTAGGCGTGATTGGCGGCATTGTATTGCTGGTCGTCGGTTATTTCGGCTATCGGTATTACGTCAGTAGCCAGGATGAAACGGCACAGGTCGAACTGTTCCCATCCGTCTATCAACTCGAAGCCGACTCCCTTAAAAAAGCCCTCAACGGCGATGGTAGAACCCCTGGCTTGCTGGCTGTTGCAGACAACTACGGTGCAACGAAGGGCGGTAATCTGGCCGAATTCTATGCTGGCGTTGGTTTGTTGAAACAAGGTAAATATGACGAAGCTATCGATCACCTGAAAAGCTTCAGTTCATCGGATTTGCTGGTGCAGGGTCGTGCTTACGCCCTCATTGGTGATGCATACGTAGAAAAGAAGAGCTACGATGAAGCGGCTGATTATTACCAGAAAGCCGTTGATTACAAACCGAATAAATTCTTCACACCTGGCTATCTGCTGAAGCTGGCTGTTGCCCGTGAGCAGGCAAAGCAAAACGATAAAGCCCTCGAAGCATACACTACGATTATTGACAAGTATCCACAATCTGCCGAGGCCGTTAGTGCCAAGAAGTACAAATCCGTGCTTGAAGCAACGGTCGGCGAGTCATAG
- a CDS encoding DUF4926 domain-containing protein: protein MSEFDLVVLEEDTDSGRLKVGDVGTILTVYNEGKAFEVEFVTLTGEAVAIETLLAHQIRPVRPSEVMAVRDMAVE from the coding sequence ATGAGTGAGTTTGATTTGGTTGTGTTAGAAGAAGATACGGACAGTGGTCGTTTGAAAGTGGGCGACGTTGGTACTATCCTGACCGTTTACAATGAAGGGAAAGCCTTTGAAGTCGAATTTGTGACGTTGACCGGCGAAGCCGTGGCGATTGAGACACTGTTAGCCCACCAGATTCGCCCCGTACGACCCTCAGAAGTTATGGCTGTACGCGATATGGCTGTTGAATAA
- a CDS encoding DUF349 domain-containing protein yields the protein MENASLVDEYGYVKDGKVFLKGYLNYEDRQIGEVKRTEQEALDYFKNRFIIAENKVSQLEKDIDEAQNKGSYLTKLVQLRKKLLGFDALGEFPPLLDRLDAQEQLLAELITVNQLKNLEIKRALIADAEAIVNSTDWRTTADELQEIKTKWIKTGPVDKGTETEIEGRFQELLDGFFQRRREFFNEQNKVIQERLDKYDELIRLAFRANRLGDLDAAFQEVRRLNNAWKAVGEVPIKKSGKLYKQFKKATTMFYTKYNDVKGIVIEKKVDPRIEAQMKMADEAESLAKQSDIFAAAERAKVLLNSWKEVRVPFKLQDKVLNERFRAACDKIFELSYLGRVLSRKYPAFELKSQSEQIRTKIREMEYLVKREKSDLQFALQDADGLDPNNDADKQVLNKINTQKRKIAMKETILREFQKQLETVGY from the coding sequence ATGGAAAACGCTTCACTGGTAGATGAATACGGTTACGTCAAAGACGGAAAGGTATTTTTGAAAGGCTACCTGAATTACGAAGATCGCCAGATTGGCGAAGTTAAACGAACTGAGCAGGAAGCGCTCGACTATTTTAAGAATCGCTTCATCATCGCCGAAAATAAGGTCAGCCAGTTAGAGAAAGACATTGACGAGGCACAGAACAAGGGTTCTTACCTGACAAAACTGGTTCAGCTCCGAAAAAAACTGCTTGGCTTTGATGCCCTCGGTGAGTTTCCTCCCCTGCTCGACCGGCTGGATGCCCAGGAGCAGTTGCTGGCCGAGTTGATTACGGTCAATCAACTCAAAAATCTGGAGATCAAACGCGCGCTGATTGCCGATGCCGAAGCGATCGTTAATAGTACCGACTGGCGGACAACGGCAGACGAGTTGCAGGAAATCAAAACGAAGTGGATCAAGACCGGGCCCGTCGATAAAGGCACAGAAACCGAAATCGAAGGGCGGTTTCAGGAACTGCTGGATGGGTTCTTCCAGCGTCGACGCGAATTCTTCAACGAGCAGAACAAGGTCATTCAGGAGCGGCTGGACAAGTACGATGAGCTAATCCGGCTGGCCTTCCGGGCAAACCGGCTAGGCGACCTCGACGCGGCTTTTCAGGAAGTACGTCGGCTGAACAACGCCTGGAAAGCGGTCGGTGAAGTACCGATCAAGAAAAGCGGAAAGCTGTATAAGCAGTTCAAGAAAGCGACGACCATGTTCTACACGAAATATAATGACGTGAAGGGCATTGTCATCGAGAAGAAGGTCGATCCGCGCATTGAGGCTCAGATGAAAATGGCCGATGAGGCCGAAAGTCTGGCGAAACAGTCGGATATTTTTGCCGCTGCCGAGCGCGCTAAAGTCCTGTTGAACAGCTGGAAAGAGGTTCGGGTGCCGTTTAAATTACAGGATAAGGTTCTGAACGAACGTTTCCGGGCGGCCTGCGACAAGATTTTTGAGTTAAGCTACCTCGGACGCGTGCTGTCCCGCAAGTATCCGGCGTTTGAGCTGAAAAGCCAGTCTGAGCAGATTCGGACCAAAATCCGGGAGATGGAATACCTCGTCAAACGGGAAAAGAGCGATCTTCAATTTGCACTCCAGGACGCTGATGGTCTCGATCCAAATAACGACGCCGACAAGCAGGTTCTGAATAAAATCAATACGCAGAAGCGTAAGATCGCTATGAAAGAAACGATCCTGCGCGAATTTCAGAAGCAACTGGAAACAGTAGGTTACTAA